CAGCAGCTCACTACTGTGTTCCCCTATTCTACTGCATGCCGCTTTCCCTTGCCCATCTTGAGCATGTTTGTCGGCGGACCCCATGGCTATTGCTGTTTTAAGTGCGTCCTCAAATGTGAGATTGGTTTCCAACAATAACCTCCTCTGAATGCGTTCGTCGTTTCCTCCGCATACGAGCCGATCGCGGAGCATTTGTAAAAGCGTTTGTCCATAATTGTAGTCCTGAGCTAATCTCCGTAGCTCTGCCACATACTCAGCAACAGCTCGTTGAGTTTTCTCATGCGCGAATCGAATGTACGATTTGGCTGGGTTTTGGGTTCAAGTGGTCTTTCAACAACGTCACTAACTCTTGGAAGTGCGTTTTCCTGGCTTATCGGGGTTTGGTAAACTGCGCATCAgaagatactgtagcgaattcgggggacaacgcaaccacaggaactgccgcggccgggaatcgaacccgtagcgcccgcaccgcaggagacatcgctaaccgctcgactaaagggtcagacccgccacccagcggccagcgtgtctacttatccatgcacgttacaatacgtttgTGCACTGACAACACTTATGAGAACTGACTTCCGTTTGGCTGCATCCTGTATTCCGCTTACGATAAAGACATGTTCCACAACCTCACAGTATTCTTCCCAAGTTTGAACATTTTAATCAAACGCTCCCAGAGCTCCTATTGTCCCGGCCAAATTCAGTAAAGTTAACTTTCGCCCCCCCGTtcttccaggaaaaaaaaaagttcctcacCCAGACGTTCCTCTCGTACAAGCAGCGCTGTCCGGCTCGAACCTCGTCGCCAAGTATGTAGTAGcttgactacatgaaacaagcaccaccacaggatttgtttacttgtatactgatgaaaacttcgggagcacaacacagcacagccatcTCGGCAGGCATTCATTACATGTGAGAATTACATCCGGGGAAGATTCTATGTCGTAATGGGTAAACCAACTGactgctactgccacctagtggacatacaGGTAAGTGGATCTGGTTCATTATGCAAGTTACTACAGGGCCTTGGGGGCTGGGGCAGGGTGGGGCAGGGTGGGGCAGGgtgggcaagaccaacaggtcgGACTAAGTCCAGGTGAGGTGGTTTGAGGCGATCCAATTAAAtgtgctctggcttgttgccgacttgttggaagatcacgtcggggtcaccattgtggaaactgcaggaaagaagagacggacaattactctcattgactacacgaacgcgtgtcttTTATTTCTCTCGGCAAAACCAACAGCcccagcaacatggcgctgcccgaACCAGTCATCGTCGTAGCTCACCCTgttaacccggaaacactttcttaaagcgcCCAGAGTCGATTATGGGGgaattatgtccatagagtccgctacagccaggataattgagcatgcatgaagactgtCTGCTGTATTGACACCAAACTTGATACATGGACTCGAGATCGGGAACCCTCCCCGAGATTGTGCAAAACAAATGCGTCATTTGACCACTGGAGGGCGCTGTAATAACCAAAAACGTGTTTCCTATTAACTTCTGATTTCCTTTCTTtcctatttctttctttcttattaaCTTCCGTGTTTGCCTTACAAAGGTAATTCTTGTGTCAAATCGAGCGGCTCGGCACCACTCGCGTTGCTATTACTATGTGGAAGGATTCTTCCGGTGGTTTTCCCGGTATTCCCGTTTTAGGGCGTTTTCACATTAGATATGATTGCTTCGTACCACGCCTGAGTATATTTGCACGAACCCCGCTGGTCAGCTGTCACATTAGTAATGTTGTTCTGTACCCGAGTGCACTTGCTTATCTACACACGAGACTGGCGCGTGTTGAACGCATGCGCATATTGCGGAGGCGACAGGCGGAGTTGAGCAATGCCTTTGCAGCACAGCAGTCCACTTCCATGTTTTGGTACAGTTGCTTTCACGCCTGAGGCGAACCGTACCCGAGTACACACGAACCGGTACGCAGTGTTCACATTACTCAAACGAACTGGACTTTGGGATCAAGTGTACACGGATCCGGTCCCAGGCACGGTTGAAGGGCGTTTTCAAACCTATAATCCGTTCGCTTTGGTCCGAATTAGTGGATGAGTTGCTATTTTATTGCATTTTCCCTTTGGCTCGGTTTGGTTTCGTACGGTAAAATTTCAAAGGAACCAAAATATAGCAGCAAAAGCCACGTGGGAGCTGTCCCTCCGTTCATTGGTCAGAAGTATCGCGGGGGTTGGCGGGTGGAAGGAGTTTGTCTTTCTTCCGGGATCCAAAATTGACCATTGgcacaactgacctttcgcaaagtaccgccccagaacggctCTTGTCCAATCCTAATTTAGCATCAGTTTCCATGTGGGGGAGGTCCGTCAAGCGTTCAGCCGTTCCCACGGTGTGCCTGTGGGATCTGCGAATCGGATACCAAGTAtccgaaaagtttggagggggtacAATTTTCTCTCCCTTCGAAAAAACCCAAAACGCAAGAAGAGTGATGTCAGCAATGGACTACGCAGTGTGGCAGACCCCCATATCCACCTTAATccatccaacaacaaaaaaaaccttcgTCTCctccaaggtaagcttgctaCTACAGCTAACACAGCCAACGTATTGTTACTGTTCTGTTCTCATTTCCCGCCCGTTCGCTCAACTAGACAGACAGCTAGCAGCTAACACATCCAATGAACTTCAGAGGCAAGATATCGTTTCCAGGCTTTTACTTGTCTTTTGTTCAGCAATGGAGTGTTattctttttgtaaaactgtaaatAAACATTATAAAATGTATCTTGTCATTACATCTCATATTCcatacaaacagatatgcactagCCGAGCCTATCAACCAGGTGACATAGAATAGCTTTCGAAGCTAACGTAGCTAACGCCATTTAAACGAGCATTCAAGACATTCTATCGATATGTTCTTAAATACATTTCTAAGTCAATACTTACATGCAAAGCCTTCCCAAGGCATGAACGCTTTTAAGGGTTAGTGGGAAATTTAAAAGATTTCCGCGTAATCACACAACTTTTCAAAATAAGCCACgtaggagacttggtggtggaatgaggaagtacagcaaagtatacagaggaagtggttgacaaagaagaagtaggatagtcagagagatgaagaaagcagacaggagtacaaggagatgcagcataaagcgaagagagaggtggcaaaggcaaaggaaagggcgtatggtgagttgcatgagaggttagagactaaggaaggagaaagggacttgtaccaattgactagacagagggaccaagctggaaaggatgtgcagcaggttaggtcgatcaaggatagagatggagatgtgctgactagtgaggagagtgtgttgagaagatggaaggagtaccttgagaggctgatgaacgaagaaaatgagagagagatgatgtggggatagtgaatcaggaagtgcggtagattagcaaggaggaggtgagggcagttatgaagaggatgaagagtggaaaggcagttggttcagatgacgtacctgtggaggcatggaggtgtttaggagagatggcagtgaggttttttaactagattatttaacacaatcttggaaagtgagaggatgcctgagcagtggagaagaagcacactggtacaaattctcaagaataagggcgatgtgcagaactgtagcaactatagaggtatagagttgatcagccacagcatgaagatatgggaaagagtaatagaagctaggttaagaggagaggtgatgatgagcgagcagcagtatggtttcatgccacgaaagagcactacagatacgatgtttgctttgaaaatgttgatggagaagtatagagaaggtcagaaggagtcacattgtgtctttgcggatttagagaaagcatataacagggtgccaagagaggaggtgtggtattttatgaggaaattgggagtggcagaaaagtatgGAAAAGTGGTGCAAGATATATATGAGGGCAgcgtgacagtggtgaagtgtgtggttggaatgacagatgggttcaactgCTTGGCCCCCTCGTCGCTGTATTTCACTTAAATAGTGCTTACTGTTTCATGGTCAGCACCGCGGCTTAGTGGATAATTTAACTCACAGCAGTAGAGTCTGGCCTGGGTTTACTCCCGTCTATGgtgcgtgtggagtttgcatgtcttcttcatgtttgtgtgggtttcctctgcatGGGAGAGCTGATTTCCTACactagacagttcaggatgtatcatTTGAATTGGAAGTCATGTAATTTCTCATATGTATGAATGGGACTTTGAGTGACTGTGTGTCCACTTGTTGGCCCTAGCTGTGACCTGTCCAAGAAGTTTTCCTTCTGCCTACAGAATGTGATGGGCTTCATGGTTATTCAGTCGGGTCTGTGACTTTAAAAACGAGTAagtgggtaaaaaaacaaaagacaGTGATACATGTTATCCCCTTCCTTGAATGCATTCAGAAAAGTATTTCATCACAATGGATGATGCAGTCATCATTTTTGAGAAAATATGGCATATTGGTCAAAATACACTAGATTTGAAATTAACACCACTCCATGTGTACTACAGGACATTTAGGAGGTTTATGATTCTTGGGGGAAAAAGGTGAACGTATTAGTTTGTCTTTTAAAGCTCTGCCCCCAGCAAATTGAAGTAAACAACTGAGTTCTTACATGCACAAGATGGCGCTCCAGAGCAATGCACGTTGCCAGGTTTGCAACTGACCCATAACAAATGATGCCGTTGATGATTTTTGATACCCTTGTTAACACTGACTGATGAACACTATCCACCATTTACTGATGTTTTCTGCACCATGTAATTGTTACATTAGAAAAGGATGAAACATTAACTAATAGATGTAGGCTGTGTCTGATGGGAAGCCCAAATTTGCTTTTTTTTGGAGGGTgcaatgtagatacaggcctgtAAATAACTTAAAGTACTATTTTTATTCTAGTGAAACTTATGTAGAAGTTTCTGTGAACGGTACAGTAAGCAGTCATACATTGGTGGTGGATACCTTTGGAATTGTGCTACCCATCATGTCTTTTGCCCCAAGTATCCCTCTCCTAAGGAATACACACATAGCAGCACAGCCAAGTGTGAAAATGTCTGGCTATAGCAGCTGGTGTGTAGAAAATAATTAGCTGagagataattaaaaaaaaagaatgtggcaggaatgaggaaaaacacaggagaccaaggcgagtttgatgtttattcctcaactccaaaaaccaactgcagcaggaacaaccctgcaccgccgagcccgggaacgtaaaccacacccccagctcacagtcctgctgggtgagaggcatagcccctagtgtccgccacacagcccccccccccccgaacacccagaagggactcctggaaagaaaattagtgtctcactggaggcttaagcagccagccataacggctgcgccgtccctcagccgaaacagtaggtgaaacactgtccaaagccggctgagaagcagaacgctgaacccgtgaagacactgccggggtcctggaaggaggacgaccccgacggggaacctgggccggaaacacaacttcgcctgccaccctgtgcgccggtttatgcctatcaagcgtgacacgctccctacgcccacccatatccagcacaaaacccttaggacccgtctcaagaacccgaaatgggccatcgtatgggggttggagaggcgagcggtgagcatcatgccgtacaaaaacagaacgagccgacatgagctccgcaggcacgaacgaccgcggaaaagagtggtgaacggggcctggaacccgagtgctgtcggacaaaaaaggataaacggccggacggggtcgaggagcagaactcccaggcaaaaattccccagggacgcggagcggctgaccgagcaccatctcagcgggtgacgcgtcgaggtcctccttaggagccgaacgcaacccgagcataacccaaggtaaacgatccacccagttaccatccgagagcgcagcgctgccttgagtgaccggtgaaaacgttcacacaagcagttagcctgagggtggtacgcggtagtgccgtgtacctgcacacccaaggatcgcgcaagtgccgaccagagctctgacacgaactgggggcccctgtctgaggtgatatctgacggagtgccgaaacgggcgacccaggaggaaagaaaagcgcgtgcaacatccgaggatgttgtggaggatagagggacagcctctggccacctggtggtccgatccaccattgtgagcaggtgcgtaaaaccctgtgaagaaggtagagggcccaccaggtccacatgcacgtggtcgaaacgtctggccgggatcggaaacagttcgaggggcgatttagtgtgctggtggaccttagcgcgctggcacgctacacacgcagctgcccaccccttgacgtccttgcggaggccaggccagacgaacttggaaccgaccaacttcaccgacgcccgaactccagggtgcgagagggagtgaatcgaatcgaaaactcgacggcgccaggccactggaacaacggggcggggacggccggtggacacATCGCAGAgtagggcaggactgccttcctgcatcacagcgtcctccagcttgagaccggtacgcattgacctaagggcaaggacgtccgggtcgctgggctggtcggcagccatagcggagaaatccacaccgaggtgcacaggacacacaagcacacgcgacagacaatcagcaacagggttggacttcccggccacatgctgaatgtccgttgtgaactcggagatcgtcgctaggtggcgctgttgacgagcagaccacggctcagtcaccttggacatggcaaaagtcagtggcttatgatccacataagccgtgaatgggcgaccctccagcaggaagcggaaatgccgggttgcaaggtgcagtgccagcaactcccggtcaaaaatgctgtacttgcgctcgctatcccgcagtttgcggctaaaaaatgcgagtggctgccacgcattcaccacacgctgttcaaccacagcccccacggctatgtcagacgcattggtcattaaagctatggacgccgtgggtgtgggatgggcgaggagggcagcgttagccagggcgcacttagctccgtcaaaggcctggacctgttcgggagtccagtcgacagggtcgttagccttcttgagccgcagggcttcgtaaagtggctgaaggaggtgggcagcgcgagggaggaaacggttatagaaattcaccattcccaagaattcctgcaatgccttaacagagaccgggcggggaaattccgccaccgcttgcaccttagaaggcaacgggaccgcgccttgcggcgaaatgcggtgacccaagaagtcaatcatcggcagtccaaactgacacttggccgggttgactagcaggccgtgttcgtccagacgacggaaaacctgtttcaggtgcgccaggtgctcttcagctgacggactggccactaatatgtcgtcgagataaacgaacacgaaagcaaggtcacgcaacaccgagtcgaTCAGCCTCTGAAcggtttgcgctgccccccttcaagccaaaaggcgcatgcgcatgaactcaaaaagcccaaacggggtgatcactgcggtcttgggcacgtcctctgcgcgcacgggaacctgatgatagccgcgcaccaggtccaccttagagaagatagtggtacctgccaggcgtatggaaaagtcctgtatgtgtgggatgggatagcggtcattggcggtgacgttgttcaggtggcgaaaatcgccgcaaggccgccacgacccatccgccttgtaCACCATgagaagcggcgaggcccacaggctgttggaacgcctcactatacccagacgctccatgatggcgaactcctccttagctgtatccaattttaccgcgtcgaggcgccttgctttgccgccgaaccgccggtggaagaaacagaggccactcccgcgccgtctccggacagtcacttcagccaccactgccgggtccgcgtcttccgacgtcggctgcagaggctccgatgccacactctgcacagagaaccgtctggtagccagcaggacccgatcggcctcctcagccaaacctcggcagtcaccagcggccagacacggggagttagccaaagccgcgcgcacaggagacgggagctggcgcaggaaaacgtgcgggaaaaggaacccaccttcgtctgagcctagcagcgacagcctattgtccatgagatccacagccgtcccgtcgcccaaaccggatagggaaaggattctatctgccctctctgcggtagataggttgtacctccggagcagaagatgtttgagggcgacgtatttatcgtgttgcggaggggcgcgcaacagctgcatggcccggcgtgtggactgctggtccagcgcagcgacgaccaaataatatctggagtcgtccgcggagattccacgcaggtggaacagcgcctcgacatgctggaaccacgaggccgggtcgttctgccagaactctgggagcttcacagccgcggcgagaacggccaactgtgagagttggggcggcgtggccgaagtggattcacactcctcttctgctccaaacatgttcaattcggggtcaccaatgtggcaggaatgaggaaaaacacaggagaccaaggcgagtttgatgtttattcctcaactccaaaaaccaactgcagcaggaacaaccctgcaccagcgagcccgggaacgtaaaccacgcccccagctcacagtcctgctgggtgagaggcatagcccctagtgtccgccacaataataGCATTGGTTTAAGATGAGATTGGGGAGATGGTAGGTTACCAGTAAGCACACATGGCCTCCATACAGCTCAGCAAACTCACAAAACATTGGTTAGggaacgtccatccatccatccatccattatcagaaccacttatcctgctttcagggtcgtggtgatgctggagcctatcctagcagtcattgggcagcaggcagggagacaccctggctaggccgccaggccatcgcacagggccgagacacacacacccacacaccattcatacctaaggacaatttagtatggctgattcaccggacctacatgactttggactgtgggaggaaaccggagcacccggaggaaacccatgcagacacgggaagaacaggcaaactccacacagaggacgacccgggacgacccccaagattggactaccccggggctcgaacccagaccgtgctaaccactgcgccaccgtgccgcagttAGGGAACGTGCTCACATGATAGCCCCAGTGGCAGGTCTCTACCCACAGCGCTAGTTTGGACACTAGGGGGACTGAATCCCATTGTGCTAATGAGATTGAGTCATTAGACTCATGTATAGTAACCACTGATAAATTAGCACTTTACACAGTGTCAGACCAAGTTTGTTAGCTTGTTTTTTTAATTGAACTTCTGTTTGAATGCTCACTGTAGAGTACTGCACAATTGTTGTTACTTAATGGCTTTGTGTTGTTCTAATTCAGCTGAGTTAACCAATGCAACCAAACATTTAATTTTTATATACAAAGTTTGCATCGGTTGTAAGGCAACACGTTTACACTTGCAACAAAATCTGGTAAAAAAAACACCATGTACGTGATAAAACAAATAATTTAACAGTCATGGATATTCAGTTATCACAAAATTTGATGTAGTTTCTTCCAGGTTTGAGACTGCATGAGCAAAGCACAAGATAAAATGGTAGATAGATGGTGTTTAAGACAACTTTTCACAAGGTTAATCATTTTGTAGAAAATAGGAATTTCCAACTAATTTGTATTAGGACAACATTTTGCATTTCAAAATATCTTTTGGGGAAACAgctgattttttctccccaattgtacttggctaattacctcactcttccgagtcgtcccagttgctgctccaccccctctgccgatccggggagggctgccgactaccacatgcgtcctccgatacatgtggagtcaccagtcgcttcttttcacctgacagtgaggagtttcaccaggggaacgcatcacgtgggaggatcatgctagtccccccagttccccctttcccaggcaccctgacccaccagaggaggcgctggtgcagcgaccaggacacacacccacatccggcttcccacccgcagactcagccaattgtgtctgtaggaacgcctgaccaagctaaagataacacggggattcaaactggcgatccctgtgttggtaggcaacggagtagaccgccacgcttatCTGGATGCCCTCAGCTGATGATTCTTAACATCATCCTTGAGCTAATCTGATTAAGGATACAAATATGAAAACAGTGAATCCTAAATAGGTCCATGTCAAGACTGAGAATCGGCCTCTCACTTGAACTAACTCTAACTTGTCTTCAGCAGTGGTGCAGTCATGTAAACAAATGCTTAATCAGATTAATCAAAGTGATTTGTCTTATGCGGTATTGGACGACCGTCGACCTGGGTGATACTTTGTCATCTTCAGATACTTTGACGTGACCTCGAAAGTGGATTGGCCTCCTCCCACGAGCACCATCGGCTCACCTTTCAGTGCTGTTTCATGAACCCAAGAGCGAGAGCCTCAACAGAAGGAGAAGGAGGGATTCTTGGGTAACCCCAGGTGACATTGAGAGAGCTCATATTGGTAAATGTGTTTTACGACCCCTCATTTTTCTCCCTCTCAAGTCCATTGGGTCTGTCCCAAATGAGAGGTCGGACCCGGGTTTCATCAAGTACTACCTTTTTACACAACGCTGTTTGCCACCCTAACACCATTGCCTTTGGAAATCGAGCAATCCTCCCAGCGCTCTCTATACAGTCCAACTTGTGAGTGACCGAGGATTCATTTTACtgctggtttttgtttttgacCTCTGACAATGATTTCGAGGACATTGGTGAGATCCATCATTTTGCTGAGCATTTCCATGATGTCCGGGTGCTCCTTTGCTCCACTGATGAACTCCTCCAACGTCAGCTCACCTGAGGAAACAAAAGAGCAAAGATGAATAATCACATCTTTCCCATTTTAATGTTTGTAATTATAGAAGGACAATCAGTTATCCAAACAGGAGATTTGTACATTACAACATTGTACAATTGCATCTCTTTAGCAGCAAACATCGGTGCATTTCACTCCAAAATCCAAGACCAGTGGTGCTCAACTCCActtctggagagctaccatcctgccgttttTTACTCTAactctaatttaacacacctgattctactaattacctactgaccaagaccttgattaattgaatcagatgtgttaaatcagggttggagtgaaaaccggcaggagggtagctctccaggagcagggttgggcaccactgtcCAAGATCATCTTGGTGTGACTTGATGCCTGGTGCAAATCTGGCCTCATAATACCACCTCTTCACATGGTTTCATTAGCAACCGAGAAAATGTTTTGTGCCCCCGccaccttttcttcccaattgaattaattaccccactcttccgagccgtcccagtctctgctccaccccttctgccgatccggggagggctggagactaccacttgcctcctccgatacatgtggagtcgccagctgcttcttttcgcctgacagtgaggagtttcgccagggggacgtagcatgtggaaggatcatgctattcccccctaagcaggcgccccgaccgaccagaggaggcgctggtgcagcgaccaggacacatacccacatccagcttcccacctgcagacacaaccaactgtgtatgtagggacgcctgaacaagccggcagtgacacggggatttgaactggcgatccccgtgttggtaggcaacggaatagaccgctacgctacccggaggccctCTGAGAAAATGTTTTTGGCTTCATTCTGAGAAATTCTGGTTATGGTGAAGGAGTGCTAAGTTATGTCACTAGATGAATACTGGTGAACAAGATTTCCCTTACCTTCTCCATTCACATCAATCCTGTCATATATAATGGTCACTATCTCCTCCGGAGGGATGTCATAACTCCTGGTGATGTCTTGAATAGCCTTTGAGAAAAGTAGGATGTTTGTTTCAGTTCATCGAATCATCCAGGCACTTGTACATAGAGCTTTTATGTTCAATTAATTTCTTACACCAAGCTCACATGATGTTATAGATCCTCCATTTAggatactactacaactactacaactGATAATAATGAAGCTCCCTTTAGTGCGCTTCAGGTTGTTAGAATCAAATTGAACTGGAGAACGCCATCAAGAGGTGTATTTAACAAATGAGTACAAAGTAATTTGCAGCCAATGAAagttgaaatgaaagccactttattttattcttacaacgaatgtgttctctgcatttaacccatcctattgtataggagccgtgggcagctgcagcgcccggggaccaactccagttctcctttccattgccttgctcaggggcacaggcaggagtattaaccctagcatgcgtgtctttttgatggtgggaggaaactggagcagacggaggaaacccacgcagacacggggagaacatgcaaactccacacagaaaggacccgggatggcctgggattcgaacccaggaccttcttgctgtgaggcaagtcgATTAGAGATATAAACTTGACCTTTTAGCAATTACAGATACGATGGATATGTATTTAATCGATGAGATAAACATCATCGGTCAGATAAAAACTATGTAAGTGAAATAAGGTCAGCAtgtcaagatatatatatatatatttagactGTGGGTCAGATTAGCAGACCTCTGGATTAAGTGTCATGTCTCGTTCATGGTTGGGTAAAACCTTTTCAGTCTTTAGGTGCTAAGCTTAAGAATTCTGTAAGCACGTAACAAAGCTTAACAGTACGCTAGATTAAAGCAACTCGCCACACTGTTTTGAGTCACGAAACGTTGGAAGACCACCAACCTTAAATATAGTCTCCAATTCCCCCTTGTCAATTTTCCCATTTCCGTCTTGATCGAAGAGCTTGAAGTACCACTTTAGCTTCTGGTTTATTTCTCCTTTCAGTAGTAAACTTAGCGCAGCAATATATTCCACAAAGTCGATGTATCCATCCTGTACAAGCAGAGATAAAACAGACTGTTAGAAGATGAACTTTAAATGGATATGCTCCAACTGCAACGCACACACCAGTACTAAACACGAGATCTCGTGAAACAGGGATCAGATTTTATGGTCGAGGTAAAAGAGTGCTGGTGATGCAGTAGAAAGGCAATCATAACATGTGgtaacaaccatccatccatcatccaaaccgcttatcctgctctcagggtcgcggggatgctggagcctatcccagctgtcattggttgcacacctagggacaatttagtatgcccgattcacctgacctacatgtctttggcctgtgggaggaaaccagagcccctggaggaaacccacacagaca
This DNA window, taken from Lampris incognitus isolate fLamInc1 chromosome 7, fLamInc1.hap2, whole genome shotgun sequence, encodes the following:
- the guca1c gene encoding guanylyl cyclase-activating protein 3 translates to MGAHGSNLENILEEDMHHWYNKFTRESPSGLVTLFELKSMLEMNGMTEEASSYVDQVFFTFDMDGDGYIDFVEYIAALSLLLKGEINQKLKWYFKLFDQDGNGKIDKGELETIFKAIQDITRSYDIPPEEIVTIIYDRIDVNGEGELTLEEFISGAKEHPDIMEMLSKMMDLTNVLEIIVRGQKQKPAVK